One part of the Tissierellales bacterium genome encodes these proteins:
- a CDS encoding NADH:flavin oxidoreductase, producing MTYTTKNSIFDNCNIGPLKLKNRLVRSATWENMATSTGHLTQSLYDIHEELAKNEVGLIVTGYANVVAEEQPNPGMIGIYEDSFIDEYKKLTDIVKSHGSKIVMQLAYGGTKTKFNVGERVIFAPSEVAEKSTGTMGKEMTLEDIDYIVNAFANAAKRAEAAGFDGVEIHGAHTYLINQFLSPYYNRRKDNYGGSLENRMRFLVDIIAKTKESVSDDFAILVKLTASDFFDGGLEFEETLEICKRIEKLGIAGIELSGNVHGKAKTLVGEVFDGCPILDEGYFLEYAKILKSSVSIPVITVGGFRNFDKLEQIAGETSIDAFGFCRPLLAEPNLFKRWKDGDHSPAKCVRCSKCRTPEGNYCVVFNSL from the coding sequence ATGACTTATACAACAAAAAATTCTATTTTCGACAATTGTAATATAGGACCTCTTAAGCTAAAAAACAGACTGGTTAGAAGTGCAACGTGGGAAAATATGGCTACATCTACTGGTCATTTGACACAAAGCTTATATGATATTCATGAAGAACTTGCAAAAAATGAGGTTGGACTAATTGTAACTGGTTATGCAAATGTAGTTGCTGAAGAACAACCAAATCCTGGCATGATAGGGATTTACGAAGACTCTTTCATAGATGAGTACAAAAAATTAACTGATATAGTCAAATCTCATGGTTCTAAAATCGTTATGCAGTTGGCTTATGGCGGTACTAAAACTAAATTCAATGTTGGAGAAAGAGTTATATTTGCACCTAGTGAAGTGGCTGAAAAGAGTACTGGAACTATGGGTAAAGAAATGACTCTAGAAGATATTGATTATATAGTAAATGCTTTTGCAAATGCTGCTAAAAGAGCTGAAGCAGCTGGATTTGATGGTGTTGAAATACACGGAGCCCATACGTATTTGATAAATCAATTCTTGAGCCCTTACTACAATAGACGAAAAGATAATTACGGCGGTTCACTAGAGAATAGAATGCGTTTTTTAGTTGATATTATTGCTAAAACTAAAGAATCTGTAAGTGATGATTTTGCTATATTAGTTAAACTAACTGCAAGTGACTTCTTCGATGGAGGACTTGAGTTTGAAGAAACTCTTGAAATATGTAAACGCATAGAAAAACTTGGTATAGCAGGAATTGAACTCTCTGGAAATGTTCACGGAAAAGCAAAGACTCTAGTCGGTGAAGTCTTTGATGGATGCCCTATATTAGATGAGGGTTACTTCTTAGAATATGCTAAAATACTAAAGTCTTCTGTATCTATACCAGTTATAACAGTTGGTGGATTTAGGAATTTTGACAAGTTAGAGCAAATAGCTGGCGAAACTTCTATAGATGCCTTTGGTTTTTGCAGACCTTTATTAGCTGAACCAAATCTTTTCAAGAGATGGAAAGATGGCGATCATTCTCCAGCTAAATGCGTTAGATGTTCAAAGTGCAGAACTCCTGAGGGCAATTATTGCGTGGTATTTAATTCGCTGTAA
- a CDS encoding helix-turn-helix domain-containing protein, which yields MFSSYDLNEFGKSLRDLRKNNRMTQKDVSAYVGINEDTLRRIENGYVIPKYETLEILSQLYKSDLLELLKKHRNNTYLSDFYERFDTLTNKNDIAGLQALSEEINEEESIHCNLLVSENEFNLLKILVHQSVLFQSSNYDTSEEMINKLVNALVQTIPNFVIEKFDTYKYNLLEIRVLMLIGFSYKYISNIKLSNSIFIFCADYLISEPTSSMSSIHLITKLYHCISYSFHTLSDHKSALEYAIKGIEYSRLHSSSYLVAHLYARKGAAEFYLDDFEYKKSLKTSVWLLEIEGSFDLANTYRDVISSTYGLNIEKF from the coding sequence ATGTTTTCAAGTTATGATTTAAATGAGTTTGGAAAATCACTTAGAGATCTCAGGAAGAATAATAGGATGACTCAAAAGGATGTATCTGCATATGTTGGAATAAATGAAGATACTCTAAGACGAATAGAAAATGGTTATGTAATCCCTAAATACGAGACGCTTGAAATACTTTCTCAGCTCTATAAATCTGATTTACTTGAGCTTCTTAAAAAACATCGAAATAATACTTATCTCTCTGATTTTTACGAGCGTTTTGATACACTAACCAACAAAAACGATATAGCTGGACTACAAGCATTGTCAGAAGAAATAAATGAAGAAGAATCAATTCATTGTAATTTATTAGTATCTGAAAATGAATTTAATCTTCTAAAGATATTAGTTCATCAATCCGTTTTGTTTCAATCTTCAAACTACGATACCTCTGAAGAAATGATAAATAAGCTTGTAAATGCTTTAGTTCAAACAATACCTAATTTTGTCATAGAAAAATTTGATACTTATAAATACAATTTACTTGAGATAAGAGTATTGATGTTAATAGGCTTTTCATATAAGTATATTTCAAATATCAAACTTAGCAATTCTATATTTATATTCTGTGCTGACTATCTTATATCAGAACCGACTAGCTCTATGTCATCTATTCATTTGATAACTAAGCTCTATCACTGTATATCTTATAGTTTTCACACATTATCTGATCACAAATCCGCTCTCGAGTACGCTATAAAAGGTATAGAGTACTCGAGATTACATTCATCTTCATATTTAGTAGCTCATCTCTATGCTAGAAAAGGCGCTGCAGAATTTTATTTAGATGATTTTGAATATAAAAAATCCCTAAAAACTTCTGTTTGGCTTTTAGAGATTGAAGGTTCTTTCGATCTTGCTAACACATATAGAGATGTAATTTCTTCTACATATGGATTAAATATAGAAAAATTTTGA